In Silene latifolia isolate original U9 population chromosome X, ASM4854445v1, whole genome shotgun sequence, the following proteins share a genomic window:
- the LOC141622972 gene encoding histone H2B-like, translated as MAPKAEKKPAEKAPAEKKPKAGKKLPKEAGAAGSIDKKKKRTKKSVETYKIYIFKVLKQVHPDIGISSKAMSIMNSFINDIFEKLAQESSKLARYNKKPTITSREIQTAVRLVLPGELAKHAVSEGTKAVTKFTSS; from the coding sequence ATGGCGCCGAAAGCCGAGAAAAAACCCGCCGAGAAAGCCCCAGCCGAGAAAAAGCCGAAAGCCGGAAAGAAACTCCCAAAAGAAGCCGGAGCTGCTGGTTCCATcgacaagaagaagaagagaacgAAGAAAAGTGTGGAAACCTACAAGATCTACATCTTCAAGGTTCTGAAGCAAGTTCACCCCGATATCGGAATCTCCAGCAAGGCGATGAGCATCATGAACAGCTTCATCAACGACATCTTCGAGAAGCTTGCTCAGGAATCTTCTAAGCTTGCCAGGTACAACAAGAAGCCGACTATTACTTCCAGGGAGATTCAAACTGCTGTGAGACTTGTGCTTCCTGGTGAATTGGCGAAGCACGCGGTTTCTGAAGGGACTAAGGCTGTTACTAAGTTTACTAGCTCTTAG